A window of Calonectris borealis chromosome 3, bCalBor7.hap1.2, whole genome shotgun sequence contains these coding sequences:
- the IFT172 gene encoding intraflagellar transport protein 172 homolog isoform X2, with product MQLRHVRTLLAPQDGTARVTCMAWSASSARFAVCTADRVVLLYDEQGERRDKFSTKPADAKYGRKSYVVKGMAFSPDSTKIAIGQTDNIVYVYRIGEEWGDKKVICNKFIQTSAVTCLSWPAENIVVFGLAEGKVRLANTKNNKSSTIYGTDSYVVSLTSNVSGKGILSGHADGTIVRFFFDDEGSGESQGKLVMHPCPPYALAWASNSIVAAGCDKKIVAYGREGNVIQTFDYSRDSSEKEFTTAAASPGGQSVVIGSYDRLRVLNWSPRRSAWEEGKPKEIAHLYTITALAWKRDGSRICVGTLCGGVEQFDCCLRRSIYKNKFEITYVGPSQVIVKNLSTGARVVLKSQYGYEIDEVKILGKDRYLVAHTSDTLLLGDISSNKLSEVAWQGSGGNEKFFFDNENVCMIFNAGELTLVEYGSNDILGSVRTEFMNPHLVSVRINERRQRGVENNKRLAYLIDIKTIATVDLVGGYSAGTISHDGKIDWLELNETGHKLLFRDKKMRLQLCDIESSTKTTILNYCSYVQWVPGSDVVVAQNRNSLCIWYNIDAPERVTMFPLKGDIVDLERNDGKTEVIVSEGVNTVSYTLDEGLIEFGTAVDDGDYHRATAFLETLEMSTETEAMWKTLSRLALEARQLHIAERCFAALGNMAKARFLHETNTIADQAAQEHGGDGTNYYLVRARLAMLDKNYKLAEMIFLEQNATEEAMDMYQELHMWDECIVVAEAKGHPMLDKLRRGYYQWLLDTQQEEKAGEVQEGQGEYLAAISLYLRAGLPAKAARLAMSRDELLSNSDVINRVSTALIRGELYEQAGDLFEKVGNPQKALECYCKGSAFLKAVELARLAFPAEVVKLEEAWGDHLVQQKQLDAAINHYIEARCSIKAIEAALGARQWKKAIYILDLQEKQTAAKYYLKIAQHYAALQEYQVAEELYIKGDQTKDAIDMYTQAGLWEQAHKLAIKCMSQEDVSVLYITQAQEMEKQGKYKEAERLYITVNEPDLAITMYKKCKMYDEMVCLVAKYHKDLLSDTHLHLGKELEAEGRLQEAEYHYLEAKDWKATVNMYRVNDMWEEAYRVAKAHGGANSYKHVAYMWAKSLGGEAAVKLLSKFGLLEMAIDHAADSGVFEFAFELARLSMKQKMPEIHLKHAMFLEDEGKFEEAEAEFIKAGKPKEAVLMLVHNQNWDAAQRVAEAHDPDSVADVLVGQARFAFEQREFQKAEAFLLRAQRPELAIKYYKEAGMWSEALRICKEYVPSRLEELQEECSREAAKKGSRGTEGLLEQAREWEQAGEYARAVDCYLKVRDPSNSVVMEKCLLKAAELAIKFLSQSQSMEVTRTVAPQLVAMKKYSAAAELYLNLDLIQEAIDVFIEGEEWSKAKRIAKELDPRSEEYVDQRYKEYLKNQGKVDSLVGIDVVAALDMYAEKEQWEKCLEVAAKQNYKVLHKYVALYATHLIREGSWDKALSLYVHHGAPANPQNFNIYKRLFVEMVNASGMNCAEAYSSWADLRDVLFHLCENLVKSSEANTPAHEEFETMLLISHYYATRSAAQGVKQLDTVAAQLSISLLRHTELLPADKAFYEAGIAAKAVSWESMAFIFLNRFLDLSDAIEEGNLDSLDHSDFQSTDIPFEVPLPAQQHVPEEKREEVRDWVLTMSMDQRLEQVLPQDERDTYEASLVAANTGVRSLPCVLTGYPVLRNKIEFKRPGREANKDTWNKFLMAVKTSHSPACQDVLKFLSQWCGGLPSTSFSFQ from the exons ATGCAGCTGCGGCACGTGCGGACCCTGCTGGCCCCGCAG GACGGGACCGCGCGGGTGACCTGCATGGCCTGGTCGGCCAGCAGCGCCCGGTTCGCCGTGTGCACCGCGGACCGGGTGGTGCTGCTGTACGACGAGCAGGGCGAGCGGCGCGACAAATTCTCCACCAAGCCCGCCGACGCCAAG TATGGCAGGAAAAGCTACGTGGTCAAAGGCATGGCCTTTTCCCCAGACTCCACCAAAATCGCCATCGGCCAAACGGACAACATTGTCTACGTCTACAGGATTGGAGAGGAGTG GGGTGACAAGAAGGTGATATGCAACAAGTTCATCCAAACG AGTGCCGTGACCTGCTTATCATGGCCAGCGGAGAATATCGTTGTCTTTGGTCTTGCCGAAGGAAAG GTTCGTTTAGCAAATACAAAGAACAACAAGTCTTCCACCATTTATGGGACAGATTCCTATGTGGTCTCGCTAACCTCCAA TGTGTCAGGGAAGGGAATCCTGTCTGGCCATGCAGATGGAACCATAGTACGCTTCTTCTTTGATGATGAGGGCTCAGGTGAATCACAG GGTAAGTTGGTGATGCATCCCTGTCCTCCTTATGCCCTCGCCTGGGCTTCCAACAGCATTGTGGCTGCGGGCTGCGATAAGAAGATTGTAGCTTATGGGAGGGAAGGCAATGTGATTCAAACCTTTGACTATAGCCGGGACTCGTCAGAGAAGGAATTCACCACAGCAGCTGCCAGTCCTGGCGGCCAGTCTGTCGTCATTGGCAGTTATGATAG GTTAAGGGTTTTGAACTGGAGCCCACGCCGCAGTGCCTGGGAGGAAGGCAAACCCAAAGAAATTGCTCacctctacaccatcacagcttTAGCATGGAAGAGGGATGGTTCACGGATCTGTGTG GGCACTCTGTGTGGAGGAGTTGAACAATTTGACTGCTGCCTTCGTAGaagcatttacaaaaataaatttgaaattacaTATGTGGGACCAAGCCAG GTCATTGTGAAGAACCTCTCAACAGGAGCTCGAGTTGTGTTGAAATCCCAGTATGGTTATGAGATAGATGAGGTGAAGATCTTAGGGAAAGACAGATATCTGGTAGCCCATACCTCAGACACGTTACTGCTGGGTGACATCAGCTCCAACAAGCTCAGTGAG GTAGCCTGGCAAGGATCTGGAGGGAATGAGAAGTTCTTCTTCGACAATGAGAAC GTCTGCATGATATTTAATGCTGGAGAGCTGACACTGGTGGAGTATGGAAGCAATGACATCCTGGGGTCTGTCCGCACAGAGTTCATGAACCCTCATCTTGTCAG TGTCCGTATCAATGAGAGACGGCAGAGAGGCGTGGAGAACAACAAGAGACTGGCTTATCTGATAGACATCAAGACTATAGCAACAG tGGACCTTGTTGGTGGCTACAGTGCTGGCACTATCAGCCATGACGGCAAGATTGATTGGCTGGAGCTGAATGAAACAGGCCACAAACTACTCTTCAGGGACAAGAAGATGAGG CTGCAGCTCTGTGACATTGAAAGCAGCACCAAGACTACCATTTTGAACTATTGCTCCTACGTGCAGTGGGTCCCAGGCAGTGATGTGGTGGTGGCTCAGAACAGAAACAGCCTCTGCATTTGGTATAACATTGATGCTCCAGAGCGAGTCACCATGTTTCCTCTGAAG GGGGATATTGTAGACTTGGAACGGAATGATGGAAAGACTGAAGTGATAGTATCTGAAGGGGTGAACACTGTGTCCTACACCCTGGACGAAGGCCTCATAGAGTTTGGAACTGCCGTTGATGATGGGGATTATCACAG GGCTACTGCGTTTTTGGAGACACTGGAAATGTCCACAGAGACAGAAGCCATGTGGAAGACCCTGAGCAGACTGGCTTTGGAAGCTAGACAGCTGCATATTGCAGAGAG GTGCTTTGCAGCTCTGGGCAACATGGCAAAGGCTCGATTTCTGCACGAAACAAATACCATTGCTGACCAGGCAGCTCAAGAGCAT GGTGGGGATGGTACAAACTACTATCTGGTGCGTGCCCGCTTGGCCATGCTAGACAAGAACTACAAGCTGGCAGAGATGATCTTCCTGGAACAA AACGCCACAGAGGAGGCCATGGACATGTACCAGGAGCTGCACATGTGGGATGAATGCATTGTGGTTGCCGAGGCCAAG GGACACCCGATGCTGGATAAGTTGCGCCGGGGTTACTACCAGTGGCTGCTAGATACCCAGCAGGAAGAGAAGGCTGGGGAGGTCCAAGAGGGACAGGGCGAGTACCTGGCAGCCATCAGCTTATACCTGCGGGCTGGGCTGCCAGCCAAAGCAGCACGGCTCGCCATGAGCAGGGATGAGCTCCTGAGCAATTCGGATGTCATCAACAGGGTCTCCACAGCACTGATCAGAGGAGAACTGTATGAACAG GCTGGAGACCTGTTCGAGAAGGTCGGGAACCCACAGAAGGCTCTGGAGTGCTATTGCAAGGGCAGTGCCTTCCTGAAAG CAGTGGAGCTGGCTCGCCTGGCATTTCCCGCAGAAGTTGTGAAGCTGGAAGAAGCCTGGGGAGACCATCTGGTGCAGCAGAAACAGCTGGATGCTGCTATTAACCATTACATCGAAGCCAG GTGCTCGATTAAGGCCATTGAGGCAGCTTTGGGAGCCCGGCAGTGGAAGAAGGCCATCTACATTTTGGACTTGCAGGAGAAACAGACAGCAGCCAAATATTACCTCAAGATTGCCCAGCACTATGCAGCTTTACAGGAGTATCAG GTTGCAGAGGAGCTGTACATCAAAGGAGACCAGACCAAGGATGCCATTGACATGTACACACAGGCTGGGCTCTGGGAACAGGCTCACAAG CTGGCAATCAAGTGTATGAGTCAGGAAGACGTGTCTGTGCTGTATATAACCCAAGCCCAAGAGATGGAGAAGCAGGGCAAGTACAAAGAAGCAGAGAG GCTGTACATCACTGTGAATGAACCTGATTTGGCCATCACCATGTACAAGAAGTGTAAGATGTATGATGAGATGGTTTGCCTAGTGGCCAAGTACCACAAGGACTTACTCAGCGATACCCATCTGCACCTGGGCAAG gagctggaggcagagggaCGCTTACAGGAGGCTGAGTACCATTACCTAGAAGCTAAGGATTGGAAGGCCACAGTAAACATGTACAGAGTGAATGACATGTGGGAGGAAGCTTACAGG GTGGCCAAGGCACATGGGGGAGCAAACTCCTATAAGCACGTGGCCTATATGTGGGCAAAGAGCCTGGGTGGAGAGGCAGCTGTGAAACTTCTCAGTAAATTCGGACTTCTGGAGATGGCCATTGACCATGCAGCAGATAGCGG GGTCTTTGAATTTGCTTTTGAACTGGCCCGCCTCTCCATGAAGCAGAAGATGCCAGAGATCCACTTAAAGCATGCCATGTTCCTAGAAGATGAG GGCAAATTTGAAGAGGCTGAAGCGGAATTTATTAAAGCTGGGAAACCCAAGGAGGCAGTGCTGAT GCTTGTGCATAATCAGAACTGGGATGCTGCACAGCGTGTAGCTGAGGCTCATGACCCAGACAGCGTGGCTGATGTGCTTGTGGGACAGGCACGTTTTGCCTTTGAGCAGAGAGAGTTCCAGAAAGCAGAGGCCTTCCTCCTGCGAGCACAGAGACCTGAGCTGGCAATAAAGTACTACAAG GAGGCTGGCATGTGGAGCGAGGCCCTGCGGATCTGCAAGGAATACGTGCCTAGTCGGCTAGAAGAGTTACAGGAGGAGTGCAGCAGGGAGGCTGCCAAGAAGGGCTCCAG AGGAACAGaagggctgctggagcaggcacgggagtgggagcaggctggggaatACGCCAGGGCAGTGGACTGCTATCTGAAGGTGCGGGATCCCAGCAACAGTGTCGTGATGGAGAAGTGCTTGCTTAAG GCTGCCGAGTTGGCCATTAAATTCTTGAGTCAGTCACAGAGCATGGAGGTGACGCGGACGGTGGCTCCTCAGCTGGTGGCCATGAAGAAATACAGTGCG GCAGCTGAACTCTACCTCAACTTGGACCTCATCCAAGAAGCTATTGATGTCTTCATTGAAGGGGAGGAATGGAGCAAAGCCAAGCGCATCGCTAAGGAGTTGGACCCCAG GTCAGAGGAGTATGTGGACCAGCGTTACAAGGAGTATTTAAAGAACCAAGGAAAGGTAGATTCG CTGGTGGGAATAGATGTCGTAGCTGCTTTGGATATGTATGCAGAGAAAGAGCAATGGGAGAAGTGCCTGGAGGTAGCAGCTAAGCAG AACTATAAAGTCTTGCACAAGTATGTCGCTCTGTATGCAACCCACCTCATCCGGGAGGGCAGctgggacaaagccctgagccTGTATGTCCACCATGGAGCACCTGCCAACCCACAG AATTTCAACATTTACAAGCGTCTCTTTGTGGAGATGGTGAACGCGTCTGGCATGAATTGTGCCGAGGCCTACTCCAGCTGGGCTGACCTGCGTGATGTTCTCTTCCATCTG tgTGAAAACTTAGTGAAGTCAAGTGAGGCAAACACTCCAGCACATGAAGAGTTTGAAACGATGCTGCTGATCTCTCACTACTATGCCACCCGCTCCGCTGCTCAGGGCGTGAAGCAACTG GACACTGTGGCTGCCCAGCTGTCCATTTCCCTGCTGCGCCATACTGAGCTCCTCCCTGCAGACAAGGCTTTCTATGAAGCTGGCATAGCTGCCAAG
- the IFT172 gene encoding intraflagellar transport protein 172 homolog isoform X3, protein MQLRHVRTLLAPQDGTARVTCMAWSASSARFAVCTADRVVLLYDEQGERRDKFSTKPADAKYGRKSYVVKGMAFSPDSTKIAIGQTDNIVYVYRIGEEWGDKKVICNKFIQTSAVTCLSWPAENIVVFGLAEGKVRLANTKNNKSSTIYGTDSYVVSLTSNVSGKGILSGHADGTIVRFFFDDEGSGESQGKLVMHPCPPYALAWASNSIVAAGCDKKIVAYGREGNVIQTFDYSRDSSEKEFTTAAASPGGQSVVIGSYDRLRVLNWSPRRSAWEEGKPKEIAHLYTITALAWKRDGSRICVGTLCGGVEQFDCCLRRSIYKNKFEITYVGPSQVIVKNLSTGARVVLKSQYGYEIDEVKILGKDRYLVAHTSDTLLLGDISSNKLSEVAWQGSGGNEKFFFDNENVCMIFNAGELTLVEYGSNDILGSVRTEFMNPHLVSVRINERRQRGVENNKRLAYLIDIKTIATVDLVGGYSAGTISHDGKIDWLELNETGHKLLFRDKKMRLQLCDIESSTKTTILNYCSYVQWVPGSDVVVAQNRNSLCIWYNIDAPERVTMFPLKGDIVDLERNDGKTEVIVSEGVNTVSYTLDEGLIEFGTAVDDGDYHRATAFLETLEMSTETEAMWKTLSRLALEARQLHIAERCFAALGNMAKARFLHETNTIADQAAQEHNATEEAMDMYQELHMWDECIVVAEAKGHPMLDKLRRGYYQWLLDTQQEEKAGEVQEGQGEYLAAISLYLRAGLPAKAARLAMSRDELLSNSDVINRVSTALIRGELYEQAGDLFEKVGNPQKALECYCKGSAFLKAVELARLAFPAEVVKLEEAWGDHLVQQKQLDAAINHYIEARCSIKAIEAALGARQWKKAIYILDLQEKQTAAKYYLKIAQHYAALQEYQVAEELYIKGDQTKDAIDMYTQAGLWEQAHKLAIKCMSQEDVSVLYITQAQEMEKQGKYKEAERLYITVNEPDLAITMYKKCKMYDEMVCLVAKYHKDLLSDTHLHLGKELEAEGRLQEAEYHYLEAKDWKATVNMYRVNDMWEEAYRVAKAHGGANSYKHVAYMWAKSLGGEAAVKLLSKFGLLEMAIDHAADSGVFEFAFELARLSMKQKMPEIHLKHAMFLEDEGKFEEAEAEFIKAGKPKEAVLMLVHNQNWDAAQRVAEAHDPDSVADVLVGQARFAFEQREFQKAEAFLLRAQRPELAIKYYKEAGMWSEALRICKEYVPSRLEELQEECSREAAKKGSRGTEGLLEQAREWEQAGEYARAVDCYLKVRDPSNSVVMEKCLLKAAELAIKFLSQSQSMEVTRTVAPQLVAMKKYSAAAELYLNLDLIQEAIDVFIEGEEWSKAKRIAKELDPSRSEEYVDQRYKEYLKNQGKVDSLVGIDVVAALDMYAEKEQWEKCLEVAAKQNYKVLHKYVALYATHLIREGSWDKALSLYVHHGAPANPQNFNIYKRLFVEMVNASGMNCAEAYSSWADLRDVLFHLCENLVKSSEANTPAHEEFETMLLISHYYATRSAAQGVKQLDTVAAQLSISLLRHTELLPADKAFYEAGIAAKAVSWESMAFIFLNRFLDLSDAIEEGNLDSLDHSDFQSTDIPFEVPLPAQQHVPEEKREEVRDWVLTMSMDQRLEQVLPQDERDTYEASLVAANTGVRSLPCVLTGYPVLRNKIEFKRPGREANKDTWNKFLMAVKTSHSPACQDVLKFLSQWCGGLPSTSFSFQ, encoded by the exons ATGCAGCTGCGGCACGTGCGGACCCTGCTGGCCCCGCAG GACGGGACCGCGCGGGTGACCTGCATGGCCTGGTCGGCCAGCAGCGCCCGGTTCGCCGTGTGCACCGCGGACCGGGTGGTGCTGCTGTACGACGAGCAGGGCGAGCGGCGCGACAAATTCTCCACCAAGCCCGCCGACGCCAAG TATGGCAGGAAAAGCTACGTGGTCAAAGGCATGGCCTTTTCCCCAGACTCCACCAAAATCGCCATCGGCCAAACGGACAACATTGTCTACGTCTACAGGATTGGAGAGGAGTG GGGTGACAAGAAGGTGATATGCAACAAGTTCATCCAAACG AGTGCCGTGACCTGCTTATCATGGCCAGCGGAGAATATCGTTGTCTTTGGTCTTGCCGAAGGAAAG GTTCGTTTAGCAAATACAAAGAACAACAAGTCTTCCACCATTTATGGGACAGATTCCTATGTGGTCTCGCTAACCTCCAA TGTGTCAGGGAAGGGAATCCTGTCTGGCCATGCAGATGGAACCATAGTACGCTTCTTCTTTGATGATGAGGGCTCAGGTGAATCACAG GGTAAGTTGGTGATGCATCCCTGTCCTCCTTATGCCCTCGCCTGGGCTTCCAACAGCATTGTGGCTGCGGGCTGCGATAAGAAGATTGTAGCTTATGGGAGGGAAGGCAATGTGATTCAAACCTTTGACTATAGCCGGGACTCGTCAGAGAAGGAATTCACCACAGCAGCTGCCAGTCCTGGCGGCCAGTCTGTCGTCATTGGCAGTTATGATAG GTTAAGGGTTTTGAACTGGAGCCCACGCCGCAGTGCCTGGGAGGAAGGCAAACCCAAAGAAATTGCTCacctctacaccatcacagcttTAGCATGGAAGAGGGATGGTTCACGGATCTGTGTG GGCACTCTGTGTGGAGGAGTTGAACAATTTGACTGCTGCCTTCGTAGaagcatttacaaaaataaatttgaaattacaTATGTGGGACCAAGCCAG GTCATTGTGAAGAACCTCTCAACAGGAGCTCGAGTTGTGTTGAAATCCCAGTATGGTTATGAGATAGATGAGGTGAAGATCTTAGGGAAAGACAGATATCTGGTAGCCCATACCTCAGACACGTTACTGCTGGGTGACATCAGCTCCAACAAGCTCAGTGAG GTAGCCTGGCAAGGATCTGGAGGGAATGAGAAGTTCTTCTTCGACAATGAGAAC GTCTGCATGATATTTAATGCTGGAGAGCTGACACTGGTGGAGTATGGAAGCAATGACATCCTGGGGTCTGTCCGCACAGAGTTCATGAACCCTCATCTTGTCAG TGTCCGTATCAATGAGAGACGGCAGAGAGGCGTGGAGAACAACAAGAGACTGGCTTATCTGATAGACATCAAGACTATAGCAACAG tGGACCTTGTTGGTGGCTACAGTGCTGGCACTATCAGCCATGACGGCAAGATTGATTGGCTGGAGCTGAATGAAACAGGCCACAAACTACTCTTCAGGGACAAGAAGATGAGG CTGCAGCTCTGTGACATTGAAAGCAGCACCAAGACTACCATTTTGAACTATTGCTCCTACGTGCAGTGGGTCCCAGGCAGTGATGTGGTGGTGGCTCAGAACAGAAACAGCCTCTGCATTTGGTATAACATTGATGCTCCAGAGCGAGTCACCATGTTTCCTCTGAAG GGGGATATTGTAGACTTGGAACGGAATGATGGAAAGACTGAAGTGATAGTATCTGAAGGGGTGAACACTGTGTCCTACACCCTGGACGAAGGCCTCATAGAGTTTGGAACTGCCGTTGATGATGGGGATTATCACAG GGCTACTGCGTTTTTGGAGACACTGGAAATGTCCACAGAGACAGAAGCCATGTGGAAGACCCTGAGCAGACTGGCTTTGGAAGCTAGACAGCTGCATATTGCAGAGAG GTGCTTTGCAGCTCTGGGCAACATGGCAAAGGCTCGATTTCTGCACGAAACAAATACCATTGCTGACCAGGCAGCTCAAGAGCAT AACGCCACAGAGGAGGCCATGGACATGTACCAGGAGCTGCACATGTGGGATGAATGCATTGTGGTTGCCGAGGCCAAG GGACACCCGATGCTGGATAAGTTGCGCCGGGGTTACTACCAGTGGCTGCTAGATACCCAGCAGGAAGAGAAGGCTGGGGAGGTCCAAGAGGGACAGGGCGAGTACCTGGCAGCCATCAGCTTATACCTGCGGGCTGGGCTGCCAGCCAAAGCAGCACGGCTCGCCATGAGCAGGGATGAGCTCCTGAGCAATTCGGATGTCATCAACAGGGTCTCCACAGCACTGATCAGAGGAGAACTGTATGAACAG GCTGGAGACCTGTTCGAGAAGGTCGGGAACCCACAGAAGGCTCTGGAGTGCTATTGCAAGGGCAGTGCCTTCCTGAAAG CAGTGGAGCTGGCTCGCCTGGCATTTCCCGCAGAAGTTGTGAAGCTGGAAGAAGCCTGGGGAGACCATCTGGTGCAGCAGAAACAGCTGGATGCTGCTATTAACCATTACATCGAAGCCAG GTGCTCGATTAAGGCCATTGAGGCAGCTTTGGGAGCCCGGCAGTGGAAGAAGGCCATCTACATTTTGGACTTGCAGGAGAAACAGACAGCAGCCAAATATTACCTCAAGATTGCCCAGCACTATGCAGCTTTACAGGAGTATCAG GTTGCAGAGGAGCTGTACATCAAAGGAGACCAGACCAAGGATGCCATTGACATGTACACACAGGCTGGGCTCTGGGAACAGGCTCACAAG CTGGCAATCAAGTGTATGAGTCAGGAAGACGTGTCTGTGCTGTATATAACCCAAGCCCAAGAGATGGAGAAGCAGGGCAAGTACAAAGAAGCAGAGAG GCTGTACATCACTGTGAATGAACCTGATTTGGCCATCACCATGTACAAGAAGTGTAAGATGTATGATGAGATGGTTTGCCTAGTGGCCAAGTACCACAAGGACTTACTCAGCGATACCCATCTGCACCTGGGCAAG gagctggaggcagagggaCGCTTACAGGAGGCTGAGTACCATTACCTAGAAGCTAAGGATTGGAAGGCCACAGTAAACATGTACAGAGTGAATGACATGTGGGAGGAAGCTTACAGG GTGGCCAAGGCACATGGGGGAGCAAACTCCTATAAGCACGTGGCCTATATGTGGGCAAAGAGCCTGGGTGGAGAGGCAGCTGTGAAACTTCTCAGTAAATTCGGACTTCTGGAGATGGCCATTGACCATGCAGCAGATAGCGG GGTCTTTGAATTTGCTTTTGAACTGGCCCGCCTCTCCATGAAGCAGAAGATGCCAGAGATCCACTTAAAGCATGCCATGTTCCTAGAAGATGAG GGCAAATTTGAAGAGGCTGAAGCGGAATTTATTAAAGCTGGGAAACCCAAGGAGGCAGTGCTGAT GCTTGTGCATAATCAGAACTGGGATGCTGCACAGCGTGTAGCTGAGGCTCATGACCCAGACAGCGTGGCTGATGTGCTTGTGGGACAGGCACGTTTTGCCTTTGAGCAGAGAGAGTTCCAGAAAGCAGAGGCCTTCCTCCTGCGAGCACAGAGACCTGAGCTGGCAATAAAGTACTACAAG GAGGCTGGCATGTGGAGCGAGGCCCTGCGGATCTGCAAGGAATACGTGCCTAGTCGGCTAGAAGAGTTACAGGAGGAGTGCAGCAGGGAGGCTGCCAAGAAGGGCTCCAG AGGAACAGaagggctgctggagcaggcacgggagtgggagcaggctggggaatACGCCAGGGCAGTGGACTGCTATCTGAAGGTGCGGGATCCCAGCAACAGTGTCGTGATGGAGAAGTGCTTGCTTAAG GCTGCCGAGTTGGCCATTAAATTCTTGAGTCAGTCACAGAGCATGGAGGTGACGCGGACGGTGGCTCCTCAGCTGGTGGCCATGAAGAAATACAGTGCG GCAGCTGAACTCTACCTCAACTTGGACCTCATCCAAGAAGCTATTGATGTCTTCATTGAAGGGGAGGAATGGAGCAAAGCCAAGCGCATCGCTAAGGAGTTGGACCCCAG TAGGTCAGAGGAGTATGTGGACCAGCGTTACAAGGAGTATTTAAAGAACCAAGGAAAGGTAGATTCG CTGGTGGGAATAGATGTCGTAGCTGCTTTGGATATGTATGCAGAGAAAGAGCAATGGGAGAAGTGCCTGGAGGTAGCAGCTAAGCAG AACTATAAAGTCTTGCACAAGTATGTCGCTCTGTATGCAACCCACCTCATCCGGGAGGGCAGctgggacaaagccctgagccTGTATGTCCACCATGGAGCACCTGCCAACCCACAG AATTTCAACATTTACAAGCGTCTCTTTGTGGAGATGGTGAACGCGTCTGGCATGAATTGTGCCGAGGCCTACTCCAGCTGGGCTGACCTGCGTGATGTTCTCTTCCATCTG tgTGAAAACTTAGTGAAGTCAAGTGAGGCAAACACTCCAGCACATGAAGAGTTTGAAACGATGCTGCTGATCTCTCACTACTATGCCACCCGCTCCGCTGCTCAGGGCGTGAAGCAACTG GACACTGTGGCTGCCCAGCTGTCCATTTCCCTGCTGCGCCATACTGAGCTCCTCCCTGCAGACAAGGCTTTCTATGAAGCTGGCATAGCTGCCAAG